The DNA window CTTAGTTTACAGTTCAACCAATTTGAACTGTTTCGATTCTGAAAATATACATCCATTATAGTCTAATACATATTATCACAGATAGTGGTGTTTGCTTGCTTCTGCCAAATAGAAGCATATAGTATGCTGCAATGCAACTATCAGTGATGTTACATTCTATGAGAGAGAGGTTTCTTGCTATGCATGAAAAGTCCACGTGAAGGAATGAAATTGTTATGGTTGGTTGAAAATCTTTTCTTCAATTTAAATTTCTCCTTATAGTTTTTCTGGTATcgatatttttttaactttatcTACACTCCAGCTTGACATTAGACCTAAGTTCTACATTATAGGTTGCTCAAATCCCACTCAACTATTCTACACATCCATGttcttaattatttcttttcaacttataacttgttttattctaatttttaatcttaattaaagCTACCCTTTACTCACACTGAGAAAGGACAAAAAAATCTACATTTATTCCTCAACAAGTTTTCATACAAATATACAAAGCAACTACATTACTTGAGATCCAAgcaatctttttatattttttattcttctctctctatctctcacaGTGCAACTAACTCtatgtctctaatttttaatATCAGTCTCTATATTTAGAATGTTTAGGTGTCACACTCTCTCTTTCACTCCATTAGTAAGAGGAATTATGAAAGACTAACTACAATATTTTAACTTATAATTTCGattttaattactaaaaaaaGTAACATAGAATTTAATTCCTTTCCACCTCTCAACAAGAAATGGCATGAGGGGAACAACCCTTTAGAAGAGAcaagttttttcttcttttcttcatcttattactattatttattgCTACTTTAAATATCCATCTCTTAACTCAACCTAACTCTCTCTCTCTAAATCTCTCTCTGTGCCTCTCTTGGTCTATCTTTTTGAGTTTCTGTTTCATTTCTGTTATACACAGAAATGGAAtaagagaggtagagaagagaaTAACAAAGGAAATGACTCAGTGTAGTTATCCTGAAGAGAATAATCATAGTGTTCTTATGGAGAGACGCAAAGATAGCATAATCAGAACTTGTCCTACTTGTGGTCATCATATCAAATGCCAAGATCAGGTAATTCTTCGTATTTATCATAACTCCGTAgtttatgaatgaatgaatgaacatAATCGTATACTGTTTTTTCCTTTGGTGATGTTAAACTGTTTATGATATTATTAGCTTAATGATTCATgaacaaataatataaatatcTTAGGGTGCTGGAATTCATGAGCTACCTGGATTACCTGCTGGAGTGAAGTTTGATCCTACTGATCAAGAGATTCTCGAACATTTGGAAGCGAAAGTGAGGTCTGATATTCAAATGCTTCACCCTTTGATCGATGAATTCATCCCTACTCTTGAAGGAGAGAACGGAATCTGCTGCACTCATCCAGAGAAATTGCCAGGTCAATTCTTCGTGAACACTTTTCCATTTTTACGAATCAAAACGACAAGAACTGAACTTCAACATACTTATATATAGCAAAGTCACTTTGTCACTTACAATAACCCACCAAGTATTTAATTTTGTTGCAGGTGTAAGCAAAGATGGCTTGATCAGACATTTCTTTCACAGGCCATCAAAAGCATACACAACAGgaacaagaaaaagaagaaaagtgcaCACAGATTCAGATGGAAGTGAAACAAGGTGGCACAAAACAGGTAAGACAAGACCGGTTTACGTGATCGGCAAATTAAAAGGATATAAGAAAATACTTGTTCTTTACACTAACTACAGAAAGCAAAGAAAGCCAGAGAAAACAAACTGGGTTATGCATCAATACCATCTTGGAaacaatgaagaagagaaagaaggagaATTGGTAGTTTCCAAAGTTTTCTATCAAACACAACCAAGACAATGTGGTTCATTGATGAAAGACTCGTCCTCGTTTTCCGATCAAAAACTAATCGGCGATCAAGTTGTTAACGAGGTGGTTAATCATAAAAACAGTGGATTTGTTGAATATTATAATACTTCTTTCATATCTTTTGATCAAGGGGAACAACATAGATCAAGCAATGCTCAAGTGATTTCTCATTTTCCTGTCCATGATGGTACTTCTTTCATTCCTTGATGAAAGTGCATGGATCCTTGATTACAATTTGAAGAAATAAGTTAATAACAAAACAGTAGTTAAAAGGGTAAAGAGGGAAAAGTAAATGCTTCTTCTGAAAATTAGAGGTGAGGGAAAGGATATATAAGTaaagaaaaattatatatatttgattgTAACTTTGTTTACTTTTTTGTTTTACAATTTTTGAAGGGTAGCTTATACTCTCATGCTATGTACTATGACACTAAAACATACCATATCAAAGGCTTGATGCCTTTATACTTGGGTAAATATTAACTATCAAATTGTACACAAACATGGCTTTTACCTTAAGCAAGTCTTGAAATACAATTATGTCTGTTTTTTTACTATAAATATGTTTTGATTATACATGTGTTTATATTAGATAGTATTACTGAATACTGATTATactttaaactttcaaaatagAAATTAACCTCTTCATATGCCTTTTATAAGACTTCCATATAATCATTTTTTTCTTGATCATCCTCCATGACCTTCAGCTGTGTTTCTATTTTAGGTAGTTTATACTGAAAGAGTCGAATACTGTGTCAATACATCGGTGTAAATTACGTGAATTACAATCAAGTCAATAAGAACTTTAACAACCATAATAAGGTATCCTAAATCTTCAACAGCCATAAAAATTAAGATCAGTTCAACTATAATTGTTTTGCTTATTAGGCCTAACAATTTTCGACATGAAAATTTGTATCATAACCATTTCTTCAACAACCATAACAAGGTATACTAAATCCCAAAACCGTGTCAGCAGCGAGCACGCGGAAACATTTGTCTGTCGAGTTTTTATGGATGTGCTGGGAATCATCTGATGATCAGCAAACATGAACACTGGCACTGGCACGCCTGTTAGCAACAATCTTTCTCCACAAAAAGTTTCTCAAGGCCCTAGAAAGattaaagaacaaaaagagtttgaattagAACACTCTGAAATAGGTTGGTAAACTTTCACCTGCTAGTTGGTTATAGAATAGTTCTCAAAAGGATTTTTTATTCTGAATTAAGAGTAAGGTGAAAAAAATCAGGAAATATATAGATACATAATTTGTATTCATGGAGCTGCACATCATACCTATACTACACTGCAGTGTTGCACATTGGGAAAATAGCAATTTGTTCAAAATCCATATGCtacaacagatgttgtaatgcgcCACTAATGTTGCCTATGGCAGATGGCGGTCCATGGCGGAGAGCCTAAATCCCACCATACCGGCCGCTTTGCGGCACTGTTATAGCGAATTATGGAGGAAAACCCCGCAATATCAGATGATAGTTACCATTGCGGCGAGTCCAAAACCGCCATGTATATCTGCCATTGAGGCCATGGTGCAGCTATTTGAAATCACCGGCCACTTTAGCCCTATTTGACAGCACTTTATACTAAATTAATTAGTGTATTGCAGAACAGTAACAATTGCTTCAAATTCGGCTACTTTTCAGCTCTATAGCTGCTGCTACTAGACATCATTGATTCACTGCTAAACTGCTGGGCAATTCTCTTTACCTCTACTTATTAGAATGAAAACAAGGACAAACCTAAACATCATTACAAGATCCAtatgaaaaaaaaagttgcaatgcAGGCAGTCATGAACAAACATTCAAAACAGAGAGTCTCAGTACAGGTCTGAGTTCAATATTAGTAAAATGATTTTTCCTTTTGTCTCATCTATTTTCGTACTTATATAACTTATCAAAAAGCTAAACCACAATTCACATCTCTGCTAACTACTCGACTTGTCAAAAGATCAatcaagccaagacatgcaatgtGTGTCCCAAAATTTTACCCATGTTTCTTTGTTCCAAAAGTTATGATGCTAACAAGTTTACtctaataatataataaactaaCGAGGAGAATAGCCAAAATTGTGTATAGCAGAAACTAAAACAACACAACTATCTTCTTTTTTTAACTAAATTCATATATTTACTCCAAAATAGAAGATGCTATAAATCACTTGATTAATCAAATCAGTTCAACAAGTCTTGTTAACTAACGGCAATAGCTTAGCCAAATATGAACAAATAACTATGGTTCTGCAATACACTACTATCTAGTATAAAATGGTGTCAAATAGCAGCTACAACAACATCCAACTAGATGGATCAACTTTCGCCATAATATTTTATCCAAGACTATGCTTCTATCCGAATCGTTAATCTTGAGATTTTTCTTAATAACTTTtcttatagtttttctaggtcttcctctacCTCTAGCTATTTGACTTCTCTCTATTTGATCTACTCTCCTTACTACAGAATCTACcggtcttctctctacatgctcAAGCCACCTAAATTTATTTTCCACCGTCTTTTCTACTATAGATTACCCCAACACTctctctaatattgtcatttctaATCGTATCATGtctagtcttaccacacatccaacGCAACATCCACATATCTACTACACTTACATGCACCGCCCAACATTCTGTCTCATTCTACATTGCAGGTCTTAACGCAGTCAGATAAAATTTTCCTTTCATCTTGAGTGGTACTGGTACCACACAAAACCCCTAAAGCTCTACTCTACTTTATTTTTCATTATCAACATTTGAGAACAATAATCCTAGAACATGTTTTGCATACAAAATAGTAACATGATTATTAAAAACACAATTTCAGTAATGCAACATGAATTGCAAAATTGACTTACAGAACATAAAACCTTACCATCATCACTGCTTCTTTTTCTTCCTCAAGAGATAAACATCAGCTTCCTCATAAGCATACTCAGGATGAAGATGCTCATGAGGAACTTTCTCAACATCAAAAACTCCCCCACACATTTCCCAAAAAAGCACATGAGCCTCCGGCGACCTAATCTGATAACCAAGCAAAACAACACCATCTTCAGCCAGCAACGCTTCCATGGCAGAAACAAACTCCGGAACCGACTCCTCAATATAAACAACATCCGCCGCAATAACAAAATCAAACGGAGGATTCAGAGCCTCAATCTGAGACCTATTATTCCAGTAAAGAACGGAGTATTTGAGATTCTTCTTGAGGACAGGTTTGTTAACCTTGAGATTCTTCTTCAGTGCGGGCATCACGGGAGAGATGTCGGTGAGGATTATGTCCGTTAGGCCTAGTAGGTAAAGGCCCATACCGGCGACGCCGCAGCCGCAGCCGAGTTCGACGGCGCGCTTGGTTGGGAAGTTTAGGAGGTGGGTATAGGGGTTGTTTTCGGGTGGGGAGTGGATCCAGCGGTCGACGAATTTGACGAGGACGAGGGAGCAGGGCCAGACGGAGGTTCCGACGTGCATGGAGCCGTTGTTTTGGTGGAGAGAGAGGGTGGCGTTGGCGACGGGGAGTTCGATTACCGGCGAGTCTGTGAACTTCATGTTGTATTTTTCAGTGGTTTTTGATTTCAGAGAGGAATGGAAAATGTAGGGAAGTTCGATTTTGGGTTGTTGTGGGCTGAACCGGGATCAGGCTTCAGTGACTTTCCACTGGAAAGTCACCATGCCATTTAATTAATTTCTACCATAAGATCAATCTAATGCTTCATATTATTTCACAtacctttcctttttttttttaattaaatatatttttaattaaataaaggaGAAAATTTATATTGAgttaaaaatacatcatttttcaATGCACTCCATAAATCTCTTACGCACCGCGCGAAATTTCATTTTTGCCCTCAACGTCCGTAGATACTTCAGGAAACActccatttttaaaaaaaattagttttttttcgtagatgcatctagggATGCGttaaaatatagtaaaatttgaaattttcctaATTAATTGAAAAAACCTGAATGCTCCATAGAGACATAGAGAAATTAATTGAGAAATCTCAAATTTCACttagattttctcaattaattgagaattctcaaattaagttacaaattaattgaaaatttctcaattaattgggaaaatcctaaattaattaagtttatGAAATCATCCGCAGCTACATCTACGAAGGTTTTGAAAAGGGAGTGCACCGTTTTAaagctttcgtagatgcatctacggagaaaaaactaaattttttgaaaaatgggGCGCTTCCTGAAGTGCATATACAGAAACTGAAAGACATTTTTGTCAATTCAATGGTACGTAAGAGGTCTATGAGGTGTAGTGAGAAATCatctaaaaataatattatcGGGAATATCATATTGAAATACAATAATTCTATGTTTAATTATTTctgtatattttttattcttgttacacATAATTTTTCTCATATTATGTTAAAGGGTGGGAATCCAATAATCCATCGTAAtaaagtttaattaatttaacttctcactgttatttatatttcttttactttttaatttttataatttttaaattaaattaaatttataaatattttcaaaaacttcAATATTTCATTAAACACTTACATATGAATATTATTCATAGGAAAATAATAATCTTGGGAAAATGTTTCTAGGAAGTAATATTTTATAACTTTAAAGAAAAACACATTCTTAAACACAAATTCTTAATGATGATTTTTActattttgcaataaaaatatgacaagtatATAATTTTCTCTTATACCCATGCAATTTATTTCTATTTTCACTCCTTATatgatatttaagtatatttgtcatatttttattggaatAAAATAAAAGCCACACCTAAGGAATTTGTTCCTGAAGAACAATATTGATTACCTCCCTAGTGCTGGCTGGGAGAGGTCGCAATGTGTAAGTGTTTTTCTGTTCAATTGTTGATCCTTTTCCTTTGATTTGAAGTGCCCTTTTATAGCCTCTTCAAGGATCAAAGAACATTATGAAGATAATAAAATATCTTGATGGCTCATAAAAGGTATAATCCCTTGTATGGGAATGAGTATTAATGCCATTGAAGACCATCAAATGCCTTGATGGATCATCAAAGGCATGTTCCCTTGTCAAGGAATGAATATCAATGCCATCGAAGATCTTGTCATTGTCCTTGTTGACTTCCCGACCTTTAAGTATCTGGTTCCCATCCAGTGTGAGACCTAGGACGAGTCGAGGTATGTTGTTTTAGGCAAACCTCAAATTATTATCTAGAAAGCGATGTTCAAAGGATCCCAGTTTTTCTTAGCTCACAGTAGGCGAGTCCGATCTCAATTTTTAAATTCGGGATGTACATAGTCTCCCAAGTGTGAAGCCCCTTAGGGGAGATGTGCTTAAGTGCTTGTTACTTTTCTTCTAAAAAGGTTGAGATGGTTCTGATTCTGAGCTAGAGAAGGTCCCAtcccaatttctaaaatttgGGATGTACATAGCCTGATAACACTGAATCGCACTATGTTTTTGactcgaatatcacatgttttcagtagtttttaattttgttttcttgtatTATGCTTGTGTTTGCTTTGTTTTTAGGTTTTGTGTCCATTTGGAGCTCTGCTTGAAGAAACGAGCGAAAAATCCAGAGAAACGGAGATTTTTAGTCCTTTTGCACACATGGCGTCCAGCTCAGCGCCCGTTGAAGGGAACGCGGTGACATGACCAGTTTCCACCAGAGGGGTAACTGCTACGCTCCCACGATCTCCACCTCGGCCTGCTCCGGGCCACTAACCCCCCCTCCGCGGGTGCGGTCTTTGCAAATTGATTCCCGCTCAAAAGGAGTTGAAGGGCATGCTCGTCTTTACACAACTCCAAGGAATTCTATAAATAGTTTCGTTTTTTTCATGTCTTCAAACCATCCAAGCTTAGTTACTACTTAAGCCATATACCATCAGTATCTATAAAGTGACAGTCCCTTCACATCGAAGAGCTGTTGCGGTGTAGATTGAGTCTGTAATCGGGtttggagcactttggttgaagttcATCATACCGCATTTACATTTCCGCTTTTACTTTCCTTGTACCAGAACCAAAGACTCTCGTTGGAGCaggtttttattttattgcttttactttatttatttcctCGCTCTTATCATAGCCTACACGTTTTATAGGCTCACACTATTTACTTTTCTTGCTCTTATCATAGCCTACACGTTTATAGGCTCGCACTATTTACTTTTCTCGCTCTTATCATAGCCTACACGTTTTATAGGCTCGCATTTATTTCCATGTCTGCCTAATTTTATAAAGGTTAGAATGTAAGGATCGTCGTCACGATCATGTTCCAAATGTTATATCAATAGAAATACTATTGGGGATGTTTTAACCTTTAATTCAAGTTTGCTGTGTTTAAATGTTTATGGGTAAGATAGAAAGTCGTCCATACTTAAGATTAAACTTGATTAgtttttaacaaaacaaaaagGGAGAAAGCGTTTGTTTGGtaaattaggaatctttgacatatttttagaaaacgattttgaaacttTTTTCGACGCGTTTTTGGGTTTGAAATCTGATTCTTGGCCAAAAGCCAAAAATCTATTTAAGTTAAAATTTCCAAGTTATAACCACTTTTCTACTAAGACAAGTAattgatttcttaaaaataggtttatTACTTTAACGCAATGCGCATTGTTCATATGTGACAAATGAACGGGTAGACTTAAAGATTAAACTCGGTTCTTATTACGCAAAAGCGACAAGTTCCCGTTAAATTGTTCCTTtctataagtagaaaatattgccCCATAAGTAATTCTATCATATATTACTGGAACATTGTCTGATATACGTGAATTACATTCGAACCTGTTACTTTTATCTGCACttttaatatctatttatattctTGCACTGCACTCACATCACACATTCTCATCTtccttagataagcaccttaagaatagagttgatagattgacgacTTGGTCTttgtggttcgataatcttatatattacttcgataggctgtgcacttgcagtttaaTTTTAGACTCTATAAACAAACCCATCATAGCCCCCCAAGCGTGAGGCCCTTTAGAGGCGATGCGCTTAAACCTacaatttttgtgaatttttagaATAACCTTTGGCAAGTTGAACCAATCAAACTGATTAGACTCTGATGTTGTCAAATTATTGAAACTAACCAACCAACTGTTCTTAAAATACTTatgtttgtcatcataaaaaatgggGAGATAGTTGGAACAAAATGTGTTCATGCTCATACTCCTTAGGTTTTAACGATAACAAAAgtacttaaagagaaaaatggtATACTAATTTTTGATGAAGTGTGCAAGTTCATTAAAGCTAGTTATTAAATTGGTTATGACTCAGTTAATTAGCTTATAAAGAAGGGGCAATTCAGATTCTATTGAAGCAGAAtctaattttcaaataaaatctcAGCGCGAAATCTGACTCAGCATCTGATATTTAAATTGCAGCTTCAAGCGCCTTGCTGGAAacatgttgaagcggtaaagcggcaagcaacaaaagttttggaagtatttatccgggaaattatcgtgtccacagagattagtgccaCTGAATTGCCGTTTGacagattcttagttcttgagcttGGATTAGAATGGTTaaagcataaaaacataaaagtaaatattgacagaaaaaaaattcattctttagagagaagaaacttatcaagcatgcatataatatacttatcacaaacttaaacctatcgaccagttatactcaacctacaacactcatcattatcatcaagcatcactcacaccctaagtcatttatAACCCAAAGTAGAAataactactatatcatctcggcaaCGATCTCTCAGTCAATCTCAACAACATAGCAGACATCCATATCATTTGTACCGatgatctctcaaccgacacaactaaCACAGAAGCATTAGGCTTCGAAACCCATACAAattattagctctaaatctatctctaaaatttataaaataatagatatccatccctaatcaagatttgtgaggtatatgtctataacaaccaaaatctaaatataaatgcaaaaagattaaggaagacatcaataatgatttgtaaagcaaatatattatacaacatcatgatcaatacatatacatatgttcaaagcaaatatacaaacatacCCAAGAAAATAGAGTATACAAAgagaagataagaagaagaaccaaacatttcttggtttgtcaacaccaatcgatgagaaattcgacctccgatcatcaagATGCAATCCATTTGATGTTTCTAAGACTCTCTCTACCAAacaatgaaggttgatggagttgggaacaaataccccaaaaccataacctaaaaatgtgttttttgccccttttaacgagtttCTGTCCCAGGCGATTTCGCTTAGCGAGTTTAAGCTCGCTAGGCGATAGCaggaaaaaaccaaattttgttttcgccataacttgagaaccgtaactccgaattgcgcccggatCGAAGTGTTGGAAAGATTATTCAATGCTTTATCTAAAAAtgacaaccaaattgatgattttaatcatccttattttgagcctttttctttgatgaattggtaaattttgcattcttgaagcttagcctttggcctttattactcaatgctccaaccatgcatgaatacctacaaaaagacataaaaactatcaaacgatacataaatg is part of the Vicia villosa cultivar HV-30 ecotype Madison, WI linkage group LG2, Vvil1.0, whole genome shotgun sequence genome and encodes:
- the LOC131653779 gene encoding NAC domain-containing protein 73-like translates to MTQCSYPEENNHSVLMERRKDSIIRTCPTCGHHIKCQDQGAGIHELPGLPAGVKFDPTDQEILEHLEAKVRSDIQMLHPLIDEFIPTLEGENGICCTHPEKLPGVSKDGLIRHFFHRPSKAYTTGTRKRRKVHTDSDGSETRWHKTGKTRPVYVIGKLKGYKKILVLYTNYRKQRKPEKTNWVMHQYHLGNNEEEKEGELVVSKVFYQTQPRQCGSLMKDSSSFSDQKLIGDQVVNEVVNHKNSGFVEYYNTSFISFDQGEQHRSSNAQVISHFPVHDGTSFIP
- the LOC131653780 gene encoding uncharacterized protein LOC131653780 — protein: MKFTDSPVIELPVANATLSLHQNNGSMHVGTSVWPCSLVLVKFVDRWIHSPPENNPYTHLLNFPTKRAVELGCGCGVAGMGLYLLGLTDIILTDISPVMPALKKNLKVNKPVLKKNLKYSVLYWNNRSQIEALNPPFDFVIAADVVYIEESVPEFVSAMEALLAEDGVVLLGYQIRSPEAHVLFWEMCGGVFDVEKVPHEHLHPEYAYEEADVYLLRKKKKQ